One Olsenella sp. oral taxon 807 DNA segment encodes these proteins:
- a CDS encoding serine hydrolase: protein MAQGVGKHSIPQPERHTGRIVATIACILVLALGLGVAWALSQGLIGRTAPTEDDRTTTTSTPPPESETGKDTGGGETEPLADGEPTDTPENNQKRTVELPAVLRDVSSDIELSNTKEGFSSSAGYAQLTQAVGGFEDEGHQLSFYLKDLTTGATVSYQADESYYPASSIKGPYVVAVYETLVDTGRTRASSVAGLAESAIVNSDNNAFSKLHDTYGASVFGTWLQSFGFDTSGYGGSHSYRAYYYPYTSATQLAEMWEHMYEYLSSGTDSADYLVSLFEQREVSPIADAVGSKYKSWGKAGWYASKKGQGTRPATVDAGIVFADSKPYLVVAMSDAPSELEALTTVFVGLEDAHRDMA, encoded by the coding sequence ATGGCACAGGGCGTCGGCAAGCATAGCATCCCACAGCCAGAGCGACACACGGGACGCATCGTAGCGACTATCGCCTGCATACTCGTGCTCGCACTGGGACTGGGCGTGGCCTGGGCCCTCTCGCAGGGGCTCATCGGGCGCACGGCCCCGACCGAGGATGACCGGACAACGACCACGAGCACTCCCCCGCCTGAGTCCGAAACGGGCAAGGACACGGGAGGCGGCGAGACCGAGCCCTTGGCCGACGGCGAGCCGACGGACACGCCCGAGAACAATCAAAAGCGGACCGTGGAGCTGCCGGCGGTGTTGCGTGACGTCTCGTCCGACATCGAGCTCTCGAACACAAAGGAGGGCTTTAGCTCCTCTGCAGGCTACGCCCAACTCACCCAGGCGGTTGGTGGCTTTGAGGACGAGGGCCATCAGCTGAGCTTCTACCTCAAGGACCTCACGACAGGGGCCACCGTCAGCTACCAGGCGGACGAGTCCTACTACCCCGCAAGCAGCATCAAGGGACCGTACGTCGTCGCGGTCTATGAGACGCTCGTTGACACAGGCAGGACGAGGGCCTCGTCAGTCGCGGGGCTTGCCGAGTCGGCGATCGTCAACTCTGATAACAACGCCTTCAGTAAACTTCACGATACCTATGGTGCATCGGTCTTCGGGACCTGGCTCCAGAGCTTTGGTTTTGATACCAGTGGCTACGGGGGGAGCCACTCCTACCGCGCATACTACTACCCCTATACTTCAGCCACACAGCTGGCCGAAATGTGGGAGCACATGTACGAGTATCTCTCATCAGGCACAGACAGCGCTGACTACCTCGTCTCGCTCTTCGAACAGCGAGAGGTCTCCCCCATCGCGGACGCCGTGGGAAGCAAGTACAAGAGCTGGGGTAAGGCGGGCTGGTACGCCAGCAAGAAGGGGCAGGGGACCAGGCCCGCAACCGTCGATGCGGGCATCGTCTTCGCCGATTCGAAGCCCTACCTCGTCGTGGCCATGAGCGACGCACCAAGCGAGCTCGAAGCGCTCACCACGGTATTCGTGGGTCTCGAGGACGCCCACAGGGACATGGCATAG
- a CDS encoding ABC transporter ATP-binding protein → MAHVSHVTLLYDGNIQALDDVSLDVRRGERLCILGPNGSGKSTLAGVLAGLLAPDEGEVELAGEQVFSSGQVDFEAYHRARRSLGLVFQNPDDQLVTSIVEEDVAFGPENLGVPSNEIGERVRRELHRVAMEGYAKADPTRLSGGQKQRVAIAGALAMEPQLLVLDEPGALLDVRGRRSILKVMGRLKTDGRAIVHITHFMEEALEADRVIVMRRGRIALEGTPQEVFSHADEIQALGLREPWTARLAGRLRELGVGVGWTCDAERLEGELARVAQRHTRSRSTTTTAENQRTCHAKVHSDLAVSVHEVSYSYHSVDARNDTHPALNGVSLEVKRATNTVIIGQTGSGKSTLLRLLCALELPDVGRIVVDGTDTRDRKGRRALHGHVGYVMQHPERQLFAETVAEDVAFGPKNLHLPKDEVTRRCRRALKLVGLLGLEEASPFELSGGQQRMCAIAGILAMQPNILILDEPTAGLDPRRRGDLSRILRVLQRSGVTIVQVTHSREIAVRADEVIVLDQSRVMTHGTPREVFSYRNETLLHESGLGLPTSLDWARRLRAAGVACAEAPLTLEELAQSIAAGIEGRVPTPRAQAIPAPTSEKAPC, encoded by the coding sequence ATGGCGCACGTGTCGCACGTCACCCTCCTCTACGACGGCAACATCCAAGCGCTGGACGACGTCTCTCTCGACGTGCGCCGCGGCGAGAGGCTCTGCATCCTCGGGCCCAACGGTTCGGGCAAGTCGACCTTGGCCGGCGTGCTCGCAGGATTGCTCGCGCCGGACGAGGGGGAGGTCGAGCTCGCGGGCGAGCAGGTCTTCTCGAGCGGCCAGGTGGACTTCGAGGCCTACCATCGCGCCCGCAGGAGCCTTGGCCTCGTGTTCCAAAACCCCGACGACCAGCTCGTGACCTCTATTGTCGAGGAGGACGTGGCCTTTGGCCCCGAGAACCTCGGCGTCCCCTCAAACGAGATCGGTGAGCGCGTGAGGCGCGAGCTGCACCGTGTCGCGATGGAAGGCTACGCCAAGGCCGATCCCACGCGCCTCTCGGGAGGTCAGAAGCAGCGCGTCGCCATCGCGGGGGCGCTCGCCATGGAGCCGCAGCTGCTGGTGCTCGACGAGCCGGGGGCACTCCTGGACGTGCGGGGCCGCAGGTCAATCCTCAAGGTGATGGGCAGGCTCAAGACAGACGGCAGGGCCATTGTCCACATCACCCACTTCATGGAGGAGGCCCTCGAGGCCGACCGAGTCATCGTGATGCGGCGCGGTCGCATCGCGCTTGAGGGAACGCCACAGGAGGTCTTCTCGCACGCGGACGAGATCCAGGCGCTGGGCCTTCGCGAGCCATGGACGGCACGTCTTGCCGGACGCCTGCGTGAGCTGGGCGTCGGTGTTGGCTGGACCTGCGACGCCGAGCGGCTCGAGGGGGAGCTCGCCCGCGTCGCGCAGAGACACACACGATCACGTTCGACCACAACCACAGCCGAGAACCAACGAACATGTCACGCGAAGGTCCACTCGGACCTCGCCGTCAGCGTGCACGAGGTCAGCTACTCGTATCACAGCGTCGACGCCCGCAACGACACGCACCCCGCGCTCAATGGCGTCAGCCTCGAGGTTAAGCGGGCCACCAACACCGTCATCATCGGCCAGACCGGCTCGGGCAAGTCAACGCTGCTACGCCTGCTCTGTGCCCTGGAACTGCCCGACGTCGGCCGCATCGTCGTGGACGGCACCGACACCCGCGACAGGAAGGGGCGCCGTGCGCTCCATGGTCACGTGGGCTATGTGATGCAGCACCCCGAGAGGCAGCTCTTCGCCGAGACGGTCGCCGAGGACGTCGCATTTGGTCCCAAAAACCTGCATCTGCCAAAAGACGAGGTCACAAGACGCTGCAGGCGTGCGCTCAAGCTCGTCGGACTTCTCGGCCTAGAAGAGGCGTCGCCCTTCGAGCTCTCCGGCGGGCAGCAGCGCATGTGCGCCATCGCGGGCATTCTGGCCATGCAGCCGAACATCCTGATCTTAGACGAGCCGACCGCAGGCCTCGATCCGCGCAGGAGAGGGGACCTCTCCCGCATCCTCAGAGTGCTCCAGCGCAGCGGTGTCACGATCGTGCAGGTCACGCACTCACGCGAGATCGCGGTGCGCGCCGACGAGGTCATCGTCCTCGACCAGTCCCGCGTGATGACGCACGGCACTCCCAGGGAGGTCTTCTCGTACCGAAACGAGACCCTGTTACACGAGTCTGGCCTGGGCCTTCCCACCTCCCTGGACTGGGCACGACGCCTGCGCGCAGCTGGCGTCGCCTGCGCAGAGGCGCCACTCACGCTGGAGGAACTCGCACAATCTATCGCTGCAGGCATCGAGGGGCGCGTGCCGACCCCAAGGGCACAGGCAATCCCTGCGCCCACGTCCGAAAAGGCGCCGTGCTGA
- the murB gene encoding UDP-N-acetylmuramate dehydrogenase, whose product MPQSTMDSDDHLQDLTWRLRSIVGDDNVALDEPMSKHTSFRIGGPADLFVTPDDIDELRDVIAACRAAGVPHFVLGCGSDLLVADEGYRGVIVSCTKGLVNVAIDGETMACQAGVPLREASEMACELGLSGLEFACGIPGSVGGACFMNAGAYGGCVADVLESVRCLMPDGTQQSLPVEELALGYRASRVRDEGLVVLSATFRLHEGDQDDIRARMDDFTQRRRKKQPLELPSAGSTFKRPEGHFAGKLISDAGLKGYAHGGASVSTKHAGFVVNNGGATAADVHAVIRHVQDEVERQFGVRLEPELRFLG is encoded by the coding sequence ATGCCCCAGAGCACGATGGATTCGGACGATCACTTGCAGGATCTGACCTGGAGGCTTCGCAGCATCGTAGGCGATGATAACGTTGCCTTGGACGAGCCCATGAGCAAGCACACGAGCTTTCGGATCGGCGGTCCCGCCGATCTCTTTGTGACGCCCGATGACATCGACGAGCTGAGGGATGTCATCGCTGCCTGCAGGGCTGCGGGCGTGCCGCACTTCGTCCTAGGCTGTGGGAGCGATCTGCTCGTGGCGGACGAGGGCTACCGAGGTGTGATCGTGTCATGCACGAAGGGGCTTGTGAACGTGGCGATCGATGGCGAGACGATGGCTTGCCAGGCGGGTGTGCCCTTGCGAGAGGCATCCGAGATGGCCTGCGAGCTTGGGCTCTCTGGGCTGGAGTTTGCCTGCGGGATACCGGGATCGGTGGGTGGCGCCTGCTTCATGAACGCGGGGGCCTATGGGGGCTGCGTCGCCGACGTGCTCGAGTCTGTTCGCTGCCTCATGCCGGACGGGACCCAGCAGAGCCTTCCGGTCGAAGAGCTCGCGCTGGGCTATCGAGCGAGCCGCGTGCGCGACGAGGGACTCGTGGTGCTCTCGGCGACCTTCAGGCTGCACGAGGGTGATCAGGATGACATACGTGCCAGGATGGATGACTTCACGCAGCGTCGCCGGAAGAAGCAGCCCCTGGAGCTTCCGAGCGCGGGGTCTACCTTCAAGCGCCCTGAGGGTCACTTTGCGGGCAAGCTCATTAGCGATGCGGGCCTCAAGGGCTACGCGCACGGAGGCGCGAGCGTCTCGACCAAGCATGCGGGCTTCGTCGTCAACAACGGCGGTGCTACGGCCGCCGACGTCCACGCCGTCATCAGACACGTGCAGGATGAGGTCGAGCGTCAGTTTGGCGTGCGTCTGGAGCCGGAGCTGCGCTTCTTGGGCTGA
- a CDS encoding energy-coupling factor transporter transmembrane protein EcfT, translated as MALRLSIGQYLPGASLIHRLDPRVKVAGALVLMVSVFFITGPVQLAFGYACILGLLALARVPVAKVVESIRPIAVVLLVLAAFNFFLTRTGETIWQTGPLLVTTDGMRVATIYSLRLVIAVLAAALILLTTTPTQLTDAFDACLSPLSRVGLPGHELAMVFSLMLRFIPTIADEAQAILDAQAMRGAPLGEGSLVRRCRAVAPILIALLASSVHHANGLSRALDARCYEGGAVRSHWHPLRMRSADWVALATLIAYVAVLLALGAVA; from the coding sequence ATGGCGCTTCGCCTGAGCATAGGGCAGTACCTGCCTGGCGCCTCCCTAATCCACCGGCTTGACCCCCGCGTCAAGGTAGCCGGCGCGCTCGTCCTCATGGTAAGCGTGTTCTTTATCACAGGCCCGGTCCAGCTCGCCTTTGGCTATGCCTGCATCCTTGGCCTGCTCGCCCTCGCGCGCGTACCCGTAGCCAAGGTGGTCGAGTCCATCCGCCCCATCGCCGTGGTGCTGCTGGTACTGGCGGCGTTCAACTTCTTTCTCACCAGGACGGGGGAGACGATCTGGCAGACAGGACCCCTCCTCGTCACCACGGATGGGATGCGCGTCGCCACCATCTATAGCCTCAGGCTCGTCATCGCGGTGCTCGCAGCAGCGCTCATACTACTCACGACGACGCCCACCCAGCTCACAGACGCCTTCGACGCGTGCCTCTCACCCCTCTCGAGGGTGGGGCTTCCCGGCCACGAGCTTGCGATGGTCTTCTCGCTCATGCTGCGCTTCATACCCACGATCGCAGACGAGGCACAGGCCATCCTAGACGCCCAGGCCATGCGCGGGGCACCCCTCGGCGAGGGCTCGCTCGTCAGACGCTGTAGGGCCGTGGCACCCATCCTGATAGCGCTTCTGGCAAGCTCGGTCCACCACGCCAACGGCCTCTCCCGCGCGCTCGACGCCCGCTGCTACGAGGGTGGGGCCGTCCGCAGCCACTGGCATCCGCTGCGCATGCGCTCCGCAGACTGGGTGGCGCTCGCGACGCTCATCGCCTACGTCGCAGTGCTGCTGGCCCTTGGCGCCGTCGCGTAG
- a CDS encoding ECF transporter S component, with protein MAQNPRVTRHDSHSTTDQAHGWSTKRISITALFCALSAIATLFMEFPILPGVPWLKYDPSGIVALVAGFSFGPATGVVVSTMPYLVHLTTPSGAYGVLMAMLATLSLVVPASLVYRRDTTRRGAVIGMVVGGVICVAICIAGNLVITPLFSPTMTLDKVIGLIVPALLPFNVIKIVLNCVLTGLIYKPISKAFGN; from the coding sequence ATGGCACAGAACCCTCGCGTCACTAGGCACGATAGCCACTCGACAACCGACCAGGCACACGGCTGGTCCACGAAGCGAATCTCCATAACGGCGCTCTTCTGCGCACTGTCGGCCATCGCGACGCTCTTCATGGAGTTTCCCATCCTGCCGGGCGTGCCTTGGCTCAAGTACGACCCCTCGGGCATCGTCGCCCTCGTGGCGGGTTTCTCCTTTGGCCCCGCGACTGGTGTGGTCGTCTCGACCATGCCCTACCTCGTGCACCTTACCACCCCCAGTGGCGCGTACGGGGTCCTCATGGCCATGCTCGCCACACTCTCGCTCGTCGTACCCGCGTCGCTCGTCTACAGGCGTGACACCACGCGAAGGGGCGCTGTCATCGGTATGGTCGTTGGCGGAGTCATCTGCGTCGCCATCTGCATCGCGGGCAACCTTGTCATCACGCCCCTCTTCTCCCCCACGATGACCCTGGACAAGGTCATCGGACTCATCGTTCCGGCGCTGCTGCCCTTCAATGTCATCAAGATCGTCCTCAACTGCGTGCTCACCGGCCTCATCTACAAGCCGATCAGCAAGGCGTTCGGTAACTAG